A region from the Biomphalaria glabrata chromosome 14, xgBioGlab47.1, whole genome shotgun sequence genome encodes:
- the LOC106065946 gene encoding uncharacterized protein LOC106065946: MPTYMLDMVGVIIFLTLDIWGVALCPPAEEGQPYTFTGHWNIENEQEINFGVSWRKNNVPVATCAYYTKCRNYFSYPIRTTLTRNRKQEFSSSLTLESVSRTNEGIWTLVHVGMTSHKDLEITTFYLKVYARSKNTKCSYSLDTVNAYVTCRIVGIYPSALCTYMYYTQQSIMLPGNVTYQIHNTTEEINCKITLPLTNLEKDSPVDVIITIYPNVTNHYTDMDYGDNITIKIEKEQQQKTTTVKPKLYLQECLLEIEVGESVRCTCRVSSLSEATVLWYHDSQIVFSNTTNVLEFKAEKNATFICRMYTSDNLTAGEIVYSPNIVGNYKYINIKWL; the protein is encoded by the exons ATGCCCACTTACATGTTGGACATGGTAGGAGTGATTATATTCTTAACGCTGGATATTTGGG GTGTGGCCTTATGTCCCCCAGCAGAAGAAGGTCAACCTTACACTTTTACCGGCCATTGGAATATAGAAAATGAACAGGAGATCAACTTCGGAGTTTCTTGGAGAAAGAATAATGTCCCCGTAGCTACCTGTGCATATTATACAAAATGTCGTAATTACTTCAGCTACCCAATCCGAACCACACTAACCAGAAATCGAAAACAAgaattttcttcaagtttaaCTTTGGAAAGTGTCTCTAGAACTAACGAGGGTATATGGACATTGGTACATGTCGGAATGACTAGCCACAAAGATCTGGAAATAACGACATTCTATTTAAAAGTTTATG CAAGAAGCAAAAATACAAAGTGTAGCTACTCTTTAGACACAGTTAATGCATATGTGACATGCAGAATTGTTGGAATTTATCCATCAGCACTTTGTACGTACATGTATTACACCCAACAG TCAATTATGTTACCAGGGAATGTAACATATCAAATACACAATACAACGGAAGAAATCAATTGTAAAATTACGCTGCCCTTGACAAACTTGGAAAAAGACAGTCCTGTGGAtgttattattacaatttatcCCAACGTTACAAATCATTATACTGATATGGATTATGGagataatataacaataaagaTAGAAAAGG aacaacaacaaaaaacaacaacagttaaACCCAAGTTGTATTTACAAGAATGTTTGCTAGAGATTGAAGTTGGGGAATCCGTGAGATGCACGTGCAGAGTTTCTTCTTTAAGTGAAGCCACAGTATTGTGGTACCACGACTCACAAATCGTGTTCAGTAACACGACCAATGTTCTGGAATTCAAAGCGGAAAAAAACG CTACATTTATTTGCCGTATGTATACCAGTGACAATTTGACAGCAGGAGAAATTGTGTACAGCCCTAACATTGTCggtaactataaatatataaatataaaatggttATAA